In the Paralichthys olivaceus isolate ysfri-2021 chromosome 17, ASM2471397v2, whole genome shotgun sequence genome, one interval contains:
- the gtf3ab gene encoding general transcription factor IIIA, b — protein MGERLQTQKSYVCSFFDCDAKFSKSWKLEAHLCKHTGLKPFSCENCDKSFCTRYQLSRHELSHSGEKPHKCMADGCSEAFVTNTSMKNHMARVHQHQEKRYKCDRQGCGKYFNKRNQLKSHKGEHDQLLPFHCSFSGCTKEFASHGKLKHHKKIHEGYPCEAEACPFQGKTWTEYMKHIKQHKVKLLCGECKKQFNNTWFLHQHKLRTHSGQRRKLSCPRQGCNKNFTRRFNLESHVLGDHDRKKPFSCAYAGCGKRFAMKESLWRHGVMHDPAKKKLKKLHPKKNQQVTPAAAANQADANKLAAKLKNTTLGDNKS, from the exons ATGGGGGAGAGGTTGCAAACTCAAAAAAGCTACGTTTGCTCATTTTTTGATTGTGATGCTAAGTTCAGTAAGTCGTGGAAGCTAGAGGCTCACCTTTGCAAACACACAGGATTG AAACCGTTCTCCTGTGAGAACTGTGACAAGAGCTTTTGCACTCGCTATCAACTCAGCAGACATGAGCTCAGTCACAGTGGGGAGAAACCACACAA GTGTATGGCTGACGGGTGCTCTGAGGCCTTTGTCACAAACACCAGCATGAAGAACCATATGGCTCGAGTTCACCAGCACCAGGAGAAGCGATACAAG TGTGACCGTCAGGGCTGTGGCAAATATTTCAACAAGAGGAATCAGCTTAAATCCCACAAGGGCGAGCACGATCAGCTTCTGCCTTTTCA TTGTTCTTTCAGTGGCTGCACAAAAGAATTTGCCTCACATGGAAAACTGAAGCATCACAAGAAAATACATGAAG GTTACCCCTGTGAGGCAGAAGCGTGTCCTTTCCAAGGAAAGACATGGACAGAATATATGAAGcacataaaacaacataaag TCAAGCTGCTGTGTGGTGAGTGCAAGAAGCAGTTCAACAACACCTGGTTCCTGCACCAGCACAAGCTGCGTACCCACtctggacagaggaggaagctgtCGTGCCCCAGACAGGGTTGCAACAAAAACTTTACTCGTCGTTTCAACTTGGAGAGTCACGTACTGGGTGACCATGACAGAAAGAAGCCATTTAGCTGTGCCTACGCTGGCTGTGGGAAGAGGTTCGCCATGAAG GAGAGCCTGTGGCGACATGGAGTGATGCATGACCCAGCAAAGAAAAAGCTGAAG AAACTGCATCCTAAAAAGAACCAGCAGGTCACACCGgcagctgcagccaatcaggCAGATGCCAACAAGCTTGCTGCAAAGCTGAAGAACACAACTTTAGGGGATAACAAATCCTGA